From one Humulus lupulus chromosome 8, drHumLupu1.1, whole genome shotgun sequence genomic stretch:
- the LOC133795994 gene encoding uncharacterized protein LOC133795994, giving the protein MVRTRGASSKKIPISQSRKVPSPSPSPSVSTAPLSVPAAATSVGKSCKSKARKKVFLLSHEHPMVFPDISADIVAPPSEVVVPSRAKDHSPLPFDSSLKAKAKSKSVSSSSKAAAAGLLKLPLKPSQSKKNSVTPKRKLGLDASLSPLSATKKKLKAHPPSLSSSESDPEEEKSDSEATYDTTLSDETVPDNAESEAESDEPEKEDIVPSDQEAESDSDQIAYPLTSKAKGKKPISGSTPSPKRSGVNFKPYSSIFCYNDNACDMVLYAQRKFIIERNYVLNDHRPFGVLTMLQDRQWTGSLVKFSGFVDRIVKEFYANLTNEIIEPSSPLYNKMFVRGHWFSFTPQDIALALHLPLAVEDDVDGASLDKDMVIIELVGQKMVWLSNTVISVSNLTYTYAVLHKFATTNWKPTSHTATISFDMASFLYKVGTGLGINLASIIHDQIIGFRKGNRKNLNLHFPQVIYKVLSMQKKDLQRDQEDLVAPTIVASYKASATPTEATVAPSSNKVKPQSLKISSDDIPHASSSVATDSGLVATEIAAVRASVDSLTARVMSIEGLQRSVLEAVQSLSKDPVV; this is encoded by the coding sequence ATGGTCAGAACTCGTGGTGCTTCCTCCAAGAAGATTCCTATTTCTCAATCCCGAAAGGTGCCATCTCCTTCGCCTTCTCCGTCTGTGTCAACAGCGCCTCTTTCTGTTCCAGCAGCTGCCACATCTGTTGGAAAGTCTTGCAAATCCAAGGCACGCAAGAAGGTGTTTTTGCTCTCTCATGAACACCCTATGGTGTTTCCAGATATCTCTGCTGACATTGTTGCACCACCATCTGAAGTGGTGGTGCCCTCTCGAGCCAAGGACCATTCTCCTCTTCCTTTTGATTCGTCTTTGAAGGCTAAGGCAAAATCGAAATCTGTTTCATCCTCTTCCAAAGCTGCTGCTGCTGGGTTGCTCAAATTGCCCTTGAAGCCGAGTCAGTCCAAGAAAAATTCTGTGACTCCCAAAAGGAAATTGGGGTTGGACGCGTCTCTTTCTCCCTTGTCTGCTACCAAGAAAAAATTGAAGGCTCATCCCCCTTCTCTGTCTTCCTCCGAATCTGATCCTGAGGAAGAAAAGTCAGATTCTGAAGCAACCTATGATACCACATTGTCTGATGAAACGGTTCCTGACAATGCAGaatcagaggctgagtctgatgAGCCAGAAAAAGAAGACATTGTCCCCTCTGATCAAGAAGCCGAATCTGACTCAGACCAAATTGCATATCCTTTGACATCCAAAGCTAAAGGGAAGAAACCTATTTCTGGTTCTACACCTTCTCCAAAACGTTCAGGTGtaaatttcaaaccttattctTCCATTTTTTGCTATAATGATAATGCATGTGATATGGTTCTATATGCTCAAAGGAAATTTATCATTGAAAGAAATTATGTCTTGAATGATCATCGTCCTTTTGGTGTGCTAACAATGCTTCAAGATCGACAATGGACAGGTTCTTTGGTTAAATTTTCtggttttgtggatagaatagtcaaggaattctatgccaatcttACTAATGAAATTATTGAACCTTCATCTCCTCTGTATAATAAAATGTTTGTCAGGGGCCATTGGTTCTCTTTTACTCCTCAAGACATTGCTCTTGCTTTGCATCTTCCCCTTGCTGTCGAGGATGATGTTGATGGTGCCTCTCTTGACAAGGACATGGTTATCATTGAATTGGTAGGTCAAAAAATGGTATGGCTATCTAATACAGTCATCTCGGTCTCCAATCTCACCTACACTTATGCTGTTCTCCATAAGTTTGCCACAACAAATTGGAAGCCCACTTCTCACACCGCCACTATCTCTTTTGATATGGCATCATTTTTGTACAAGGTGGGGACCGGTCTTGGTATAAATTTGGCTTCGATTATTCATGATCAAATCATTGGGTTTCGCAAAGGTAACAGGAAAAACTTGAATCTCCATTTTCCTCaagttatttataaagtgttgagtaTGCAGAAAAAAGATCTCCAACGTGATCAAGAAGACTTGGTGGCACCCACTATTGTTGCTTCCTACAAGGCCTCTGCCACTCCTACTGAAGCCACTGTTGCTCCGTCCTCCAATAAAGTCAAGCCCCAATCTCTGAAGATTTCCTCGGATGACATTCCTCATGCCTCCTCCTCTGTTGCCACAGATTCAGGACTTGTTGCAACAGAAATAGCTGCTGTTCGAGCCTCTGTTGATTCTTTGACTGCTCGAGTGATGTCAATTGAAGGACTGCAACGTTCTGTGTTGGAGGCTGTTCAATCTCTGTCCAAAGATCCAgttgtttag
- the LOC133798382 gene encoding probable protein phosphatase 2C 24, which translates to MMAGICCGVVGEGETSSAIETSSSRTLKRRKMELLTYKFITDVTVPSPPPAEAAVEPCSMKRQKLELRPSISSSPRECVKGSVVESCEAKSSKDANSDGLRLKNCDVLCDNSISVQVDGKEEFQVENPKYGVTSVCGRRRDMEDAVSAHPYFSNHLEVSVGNGCHFYGVFDGHGCSHVAMKCKERLHEIVKEELEGDKSTSPLWKEMMERSFTRMDEEVQAWNESDKISNCRCELQTPRCDAVGSTAVVSVVTSEKIVVSNCGDSRAVLCRNGVAIPLSSDHKPDRPDELVRIENAGGRVIYWDGARVLGMLAMSRAIGDNYLKPYVIPEPEVTITDRMADDECLILASDGLWDVVSNETACCVARMCLRAQKPPPSPSRSPGGKDEAARVVADSSAESSDKACSDASILLTKLALARHSTDNVSVVVVDLRRERQR; encoded by the exons ATGATGGCTGGAATTTGCTGTGGAGTTGTTGGTGAAGGGGAGACTTCGTCCGCTATTGAGACGAGTAGTTCTCGGACCTTGAAACGCCGGAAAATGGAGCTCCTGACTTATAAGTTCATCACCGATGTGACCGTACCATCGCCGCCGCCGGCGGAGGCGGCGGTGGAGCCTTGCTCCATGAAGCGGCAGAAACTGGAGCTTCGTCCTTCGATTTCCTCGTCGCCCCGCGAGTGCGTGAAGGGATCCGTGGTGGAAAGTTGTGAAGCGAAATCATCCAAGGATGCGAACAGTGATGGTTTGCGCTTAAAGAATTGTGACGTGTTGTGTGATAACTCGATTTCGGTTCAAGTGGATGGGAAGGAAGAGTTTCAGGTAGAGAACCCGAAGTATGGTGTGACTTCTGTCTGCGGTCGGAGAAGAGATATGGAGGATGCTGTTTCTGCGCACCCTTACTTTTCGAACCACCTGGAAGTTTCTGTTGGTAATGGATGCCATTTCTATGGCGTTTTCGATGGCCATGGTTGCTCTCAT GTGGCTATGAAGTGTAAAGAACGCTTGCATGAAATCGTGAAGGAGGAGTTAGAAGGTGATAAATCAACTTCTCCTCTGTGGAAAGAGATGATGGAGCGTAGCTTCACACGCATGGACGAAGAGGTCCAGGCGTGGAATGAAAGTGACAAGATCTCTAACTGTCGCTGCGAACTTCAGACCCCGCGTTGCGATGCTGTTGGATCTACCGCCGTTGTCTCCGTCGTAACCTCGGAGAAGATCGTCGTTTCTAATTGCGGCGATTCTCGAGCTGTTCTATGCCGAAACGGCGTCGCTATTCCACTTTCCTCCGACCACAAG CCTGATCGACCTGACGAGTTGGTTCGAATCGAAAACGCTGGAGGGCGCGTTATCTACTGGGACGGCGCGCGAGTCCTTGGAATGCTTGCCATGTCGAGAGCGATCGGCGATAATTATTTGAAGCCGTACGTGATACCGGAGCCGGAGGTAACCATCACGGACCGAATGGCGGACGACGAGTGCCTGATTTTGGCTAGCGACGGACTATGGGATGTGGTGTCAAACGAAACGGCTTGTTGTGTCGCTCGCATGTGTTTGAGAGCTCAGAAGCCACCACCGTCGCCGTCTAGGTCGCCAGGTGGTAAAGACGAAGCGGCGAGAGTCGTCGCTGACTCGTCTGCCGAGAGCTCCGATAAGGCTTGTTCAGATGCATCCATATTGCTCACCAAGCTCGCCTTGGCTAGGCACAGTACGGATAACGTCAGTGTCGTCGTTGTGGATTTAAGAAGAGAACGACAACGATGA